In Acidimicrobiales bacterium, the DNA window AGCTCCCTCATGGGCGGGTCGATCTCCTGCAGCACGACCGAGGGATGGATGTTCGGCAGCTCGAGGACGACCCCCATGAAGGCCGCCTGGTGCATCGCCTCGGGCCGGCTGTGCTCCTCCTCGGCCCCGACCTCGGACTCCTCGGACTCCTCGGACTCGAAGGGGCCGTCGGCGGGCTGCGCCGGGCCCTCCCCGGGCTCGGGCGAGGGTGGGAGCCCGTGCTGGCCTTCATTGGCCTCGGAGGGGACCCCAGAGGCGGCGGCCTGGCCCACGACGGAGTGGGCGGGGCCGGGTCCCCCGTCGCCCGCCATCGACGCCCTCAGCGGAATCGCCGCATGCCCACATTGAGCACGATCCCGATGGCGGCGAAGAAGGCGATGGTCGCTGATCCGCCGTAACTCATGAAAGGCAGTGGGATACCCGTGATCGGCATGATACCCATCGTCATGCCGGCATTCTGGAACACCGACAGGCCAATCAGGCCGAGCACTCCCCCGGACAGCAGCGTGCCCAGGTTGTCCCGCGCCATCTGGGCGATCCGGAGGATGCGCCAGAGGATGATCCCGAACAGCGCCAGCAACGAGGCGGCGCCGAGGAAGCCCAGCTGCTCACCGACGGCCGTGAAGATGAAGTCGGTCTGCTGCTCGGGCACGTAGTTGAGGTTGGTCTGGGAACCGTTGAACAGACCCTTGCCGGTGGTACCCCCCGAGCCGATGGCGATCTTCGACTGGGCCAGGTTGTAGGTCGACTGCTGGCTCTGGTTGCTGCTGGTGTTCCCGCCCTGGGCAGCCGGCGTCGTCTGGCCGGCCGGTGTCTGGTGCACGAAAGAGGTGAGCCGTTGAACTTGATACTGCTTGAGCACCCCCAGCTGCACGACGGCGACGATGAGGACCACGGCGAGCAACCCGAGCGCGGCCAGGTAGCGCCCTCTGACCCCCGCCACCACCATCATGACCAGCAGGGATGCGGCCATCACCATGGCCGTCCCCAGGTCCGGCTGCCTGTAGACGAGAAGGATCGGGATACCGGCCATCACCAGCAGGACGATGACGTGGCGGAGCATGATGGCGCCCTGGTGCCGTCGCAAGTACGCGGCCATGGCCAGGATGAGGGCGAGGCTGGCGAAGGCCGAGGGCTGCAGCTGGAAAGAGCCCACCTGGAACCAGCGCTGGGACCCGAGGGCGCTGCGCCCCAGCGGGCTCAGCACCGCCAGCAGGCCCAGGAGGACGGCGCCGTAGGCGATGACGCCCAGGAACTCGAACCGGTGGTAGTCGATGAGCATCACGACGACCATGACCACCACGCCGATGACGGCGTAGAGGAGCTGCTTCTTCAGATAGAAGCGGGGATCGGCGCCGGCGAGCTCCAGCTTGCCTCTGGTCGCCGAGTAGACCATCACCACGCCCATCGCGGCCACGGCCAAGGTGGCGACGGCGAGCACCACGTCGACGTGCTGGAAAATGGTCGTGCGGCTCCGAGCCCGGGTCGGTTGGTCCAGGACGCGTAAAGCCACCATCACCTCCTCGCCACGACCGCCGCTATCGTGGGCCGCACCGATTCTGAATGAGCCCCGGGGGCAACGCAAGCCACCCCGGGTACGAGTCAGCCGCTGGGGCTACCCGCCTCCAGAGATTCGACCCACTCTCGCGCCGGCCGTTGACCCGGGCCGGGCTCGGTCGGCAAGGATGCCAGGCGTGATCTTCGCTGCGACCACACCCCTGATCAGCGGTCAGAACGACCAGGGCTACATCCACGACCTCCTCCGCCAATACGGAGCCAGCGAGTTCTTGGCCCGCACCGTCCAGTTCGTCGTCGTCCGTCCTCTCGAGATCATCCTCATCCTCGTCATCGCCTGGCTGGCCTCCCGGCTCGGCGCCAGGGTGGCGAAGCGGACGCTGCGCTCGCTCAGCAACCGGACACGACTGGAGTCCCTCTCACCGCGAGCCTCGCTCCGCATCGAGACGATCGGCTCCCTGGTCGCCAGCCTCTGGCGTGCCGTGGTCTGGATCGTCGCGGCCCTGACCATCCTGGGCGTGCTCGGGATCAACCTCACGCCCATCCTGGCCGGGGCCACGGTCATCGGGGCTGCCCTCGGCTTTGGCGCCCAGAGCATGGTGCGCGACTTCCTCTCCGGCTTCTTCATCATCGCCGAGGACCAGTACGGAGTCGGCGACGCCATCGCCGTGGGTGACACCCAGGGCACCGTCGAAGAGGTCAACCTGCGGGTCACCCGTCTCCGGTCGGTCGATGGCACGGTCTGGTATCTGCCCAACGGCGAGATCCGACGGGTCGGCAACTCGTCGATCCAGTGGTCCCGCGCCCTGGTCGACATCGTCGTGCCGTACGGAACCGACATCGATCGGGCCACCGAGGTGGTCGCCGACGAGGGATCGGCGGTCGCGTCGGATCCGGCGTGGTCCTCCATGTGCCTGGGCCCGCCCGAGGTCTGGGGTGTGAACTCTATGGACCACGAGTCGATCACCATCCGACTCGTGGTCAGGACCACCACGTCGCAGAAGGACACCGTCGCCCGCGCCATGCGAAGCCGCATCAGCGCCCGCCTGCAGCGCGAGGGCATCGTCGCTCCCGGTCCCGGGAGTTAGCGCGACTGCAGCACCTCGACGGCCGCGGCGCGCATCACCGCAAGGGGGGCGTCGTGGCCGGTCCACAGCTCGAAGGCCAGGGCGGCCTGGTGTACGAGCATCCCCATGCCGTTGACCGCGGTGGCCCCCTGCCGGCGCGCCGCCTCGATCAGGGGGGTGGTCGCCGGGTGGTACACCAGATCGACGACGACCTGACCGGGAGCGAGCCGGCCAGCCTCGACCAGCGG includes these proteins:
- the rodA gene encoding rod shape-determining protein RodA; translated protein: MALRVLDQPTRARSRTTIFQHVDVVLAVATLAVAAMGVVMVYSATRGKLELAGADPRFYLKKQLLYAVIGVVVMVVVMLIDYHRFEFLGVIAYGAVLLGLLAVLSPLGRSALGSQRWFQVGSFQLQPSAFASLALILAMAAYLRRHQGAIMLRHVIVLLVMAGIPILLVYRQPDLGTAMVMAASLLVMMVVAGVRGRYLAALGLLAVVLIVAVVQLGVLKQYQVQRLTSFVHQTPAGQTTPAAQGGNTSSNQSQQSTYNLAQSKIAIGSGGTTGKGLFNGSQTNLNYVPEQQTDFIFTAVGEQLGFLGAASLLALFGIILWRILRIAQMARDNLGTLLSGGVLGLIGLSVFQNAGMTMGIMPITGIPLPFMSYGGSATIAFFAAIGIVLNVGMRRFR
- a CDS encoding mechanosensitive ion channel family protein, giving the protein MIFAATTPLISGQNDQGYIHDLLRQYGASEFLARTVQFVVVRPLEIILILVIAWLASRLGARVAKRTLRSLSNRTRLESLSPRASLRIETIGSLVASLWRAVVWIVAALTILGVLGINLTPILAGATVIGAALGFGAQSMVRDFLSGFFIIAEDQYGVGDAIAVGDTQGTVEEVNLRVTRLRSVDGTVWYLPNGEIRRVGNSSIQWSRALVDIVVPYGTDIDRATEVVADEGSAVASDPAWSSMCLGPPEVWGVNSMDHESITIRLVVRTTTSQKDTVARAMRSRISARLQREGIVAPGPGS